From a region of the Enterobacter sp. JBIWA008 genome:
- a CDS encoding glycoside hydrolase family 32 protein, producing MKKLIVAASVALLALSLGNNHAWSQPSKETLQNKSITHINGFFPRVEGSFVGDPMPVFNDGKFDIYYLNDVRGGSDLGVHAFHLFSSANLYDYQNHSEVIPYVNDVDDPELLLGTGSIIKVGDTWHAWYTAHNENVFPVESIMHATSKDRLHWVKHPQDTILPGGNYRGNDFRDPHVVWVEEKKEYWMLITTRSNGRGVIARYSSTDLKHWEDRGVFFDNDTITSNANLECPTLVYFNGRWYLSFSDQWPLRLTQYRVADNPEGPWRKLDNYVVDGSGFYAGKLVLKKDRLFVFGWIPTKAGNSDSGKIDWAGNLVAHELAADDQGHLNSILPQELQQVISENPGPVTTLTSTKTLKTATSFGPLQSALYPALPERGELSATIDVPSAGMVMSFGLTDDRVSNAMLNVVFNKSKGKVYFFNVPLASIHQANAESWVDVPIGEKIELRVLIQNSIAVFYINNKAAFSTRMYSMQEKPWSISLPQNDHFHATLKIKEMI from the coding sequence ATGAAAAAATTAATAGTTGCGGCATCTGTCGCTCTGCTTGCGCTTTCGCTCGGCAATAACCATGCCTGGTCACAGCCTTCGAAAGAGACATTACAGAATAAAAGCATAACCCATATTAATGGCTTTTTTCCGCGGGTTGAAGGTTCATTCGTAGGCGACCCCATGCCCGTTTTTAACGATGGCAAATTTGATATTTATTATCTTAATGATGTCCGCGGCGGCAGCGATCTGGGAGTACATGCTTTTCATCTCTTTTCGAGTGCCAACTTGTATGATTATCAGAACCATTCGGAAGTGATCCCCTACGTTAACGACGTTGACGATCCTGAACTGTTATTGGGCACCGGTTCGATTATTAAAGTCGGCGATACCTGGCATGCCTGGTATACCGCACACAATGAAAATGTGTTCCCGGTTGAATCTATTATGCACGCAACCAGTAAGGACCGCCTTCACTGGGTGAAACACCCGCAGGACACCATTTTACCCGGCGGTAACTATCGGGGTAATGATTTCCGGGACCCTCACGTCGTCTGGGTTGAGGAAAAGAAAGAATACTGGATGTTAATTACTACGCGCAGTAACGGTCGTGGGGTTATTGCCCGGTACAGTTCAACGGATTTAAAGCACTGGGAAGATCGCGGCGTATTTTTTGATAACGACACCATCACCAGCAATGCCAACCTTGAATGCCCGACACTGGTTTATTTCAACGGACGCTGGTATCTCAGCTTTAGCGACCAATGGCCGTTACGCCTGACACAATACCGGGTTGCAGACAATCCGGAGGGGCCGTGGCGGAAACTGGACAATTATGTGGTCGACGGCTCGGGTTTTTACGCGGGTAAACTGGTACTCAAAAAAGATCGGCTGTTTGTTTTCGGCTGGATCCCGACGAAAGCCGGTAACAGTGACAGCGGCAAAATTGACTGGGCAGGGAATCTGGTTGCTCATGAGCTCGCCGCAGATGACCAGGGCCATCTCAACAGCATCCTGCCCCAGGAACTTCAGCAGGTCATCAGTGAGAATCCAGGTCCGGTGACCACCTTAACGAGCACTAAAACGCTAAAAACGGCCACGTCATTCGGCCCCTTACAGTCGGCGCTGTACCCGGCTTTGCCTGAGCGCGGTGAGTTGAGCGCAACCATCGATGTTCCTTCTGCCGGAATGGTGATGAGCTTTGGTCTGACCGACGACAGAGTCAGTAATGCGATGCTGAATGTTGTGTTCAATAAGAGCAAAGGAAAAGTCTATTTTTTCAACGTGCCGCTCGCGTCGATTCATCAGGCTAACGCGGAATCCTGGGTGGACGTTCCGATCGGGGAAAAAATTGAGTTACGCGTTCTCATTCAAAACTCAATTGCTGTCTTTTATATAAACAATAAAGCGGCATTCAGTACCCGGATGTATTCCATGCAGGAGAAGCCGTGGAGTATTAGCCTGCCTCAAAACGACCATTTTCACGCGACGTTGAAAATAAAAGAAATGATCTAA
- a CDS encoding OmpG porin family protein: MDESVIPQNCITSKDKNIFVPGKQTLALMVTLAAFPAIAEDVTGNYQSYFQDESDTNGTSVSSANKGNEQPSLSASSSPVAAGQKPELTTSSKPVMLSAAAENNKAEVKKRPKGDNPEDVSLLRLRQEDPPVHWNSIGRNMEVGGLHGNIGSQIEIDDVRWSNNKKNSGKFKLATIQAFLRHDELPNWYFGFWNAREDSYKGQFSNQDYKGTNTINEFFVGHIFETWRGNIGTEVMVGSETATKRWKNRFKVWQDLRLSNKWSLAGYAYGEYQPQGNEPGNGDLDQYIFEIEPAIQYRVNPDLGLYLRPYYYHNRQERQSWGDIVEEEWKVTAGLWRNWYPLLTSLYFGFGQDKIDNASNASEVFYDGRYKFIGGTLSYPVFGEVRLYGEFKAQFTKETGLWTSTGHSWNPFTVVGVNYNF; this comes from the coding sequence ATGGATGAAAGCGTAATACCTCAAAATTGCATTACCTCGAAAGATAAAAACATATTTGTTCCAGGAAAACAGACGCTGGCATTAATGGTGACATTAGCGGCATTTCCTGCTATTGCTGAAGACGTTACAGGAAATTATCAAAGCTATTTTCAGGATGAGTCAGACACCAACGGTACGAGTGTATCATCAGCCAATAAAGGCAATGAACAACCGTCCCTTAGTGCTTCGTCTTCTCCAGTTGCTGCAGGTCAAAAACCTGAACTCACGACCTCGTCAAAGCCCGTGATGTTATCGGCTGCAGCGGAGAATAACAAAGCTGAAGTAAAAAAACGTCCTAAAGGGGATAACCCTGAAGACGTCAGTCTGTTGCGTTTAAGGCAGGAAGATCCGCCGGTTCACTGGAACAGTATCGGTCGTAACATGGAAGTGGGTGGCCTGCATGGAAACATCGGGTCTCAGATAGAAATTGACGACGTTCGCTGGAGCAATAATAAGAAAAACAGCGGCAAGTTTAAACTCGCTACCATTCAGGCTTTTTTAAGGCACGATGAATTGCCTAACTGGTATTTCGGTTTCTGGAATGCCAGAGAAGACAGTTATAAAGGACAGTTCAGTAATCAGGACTATAAAGGCACCAATACCATCAATGAATTTTTTGTGGGCCATATTTTCGAAACCTGGCGAGGTAATATCGGTACGGAAGTCATGGTCGGCTCCGAAACGGCAACTAAACGCTGGAAAAACCGGTTCAAAGTCTGGCAGGACCTGCGACTGTCCAACAAATGGAGCCTGGCCGGATACGCATATGGCGAGTATCAGCCTCAGGGGAACGAACCGGGGAATGGCGATCTGGATCAGTACATTTTCGAAATTGAGCCAGCCATTCAATACCGCGTGAATCCGGATCTCGGACTCTATTTGCGACCCTATTATTACCATAACCGCCAGGAGCGTCAGAGCTGGGGCGACATTGTAGAAGAAGAATGGAAAGTCACGGCCGGGCTCTGGCGAAACTGGTATCCATTATTAACCTCCCTGTATTTTGGATTTGGACAGGACAAAATAGATAACGCCAGCAATGCCAGCGAAGTTTTCTATGATGGCCGGTATAAGTTTATCGGTGGCACGCTGAGTTATCCGGTATTTGGTGAAGTGCGATTATACGGTGAATTCAAAGCACAATTTACGAAAGAAACCGGACTTTGGACATCAACCGGTCACTCATGGAATCCTTTTACAGTGGTTGGCGTGAATTATAACTTCTGA
- a CDS encoding glycoside hydrolase family 32 protein — MTSLLEQAEQVLEKAQSGINPRWYPRYHLAPRAGWMNDPNGLVWFDGWYHAFYQHHPYSPKWGPMHWGHARSKDLVHWEHLPVALAPEGPADKDGCFSGSAVVDGDTLALIYTGHKFHGPSDTDDNLYQVQCLATSRDGIHFERHGWVIDTPPGLHHFRDPKVWREGEFWYMVVGSRVENTGQVRLYRSTDLREWHDEGIFAEADEGKGFMWECPDFFTLGGKRVLMFSPQGMAAEGYHYRNLFQSGYLLGDWQPGQPFNHNGQFTELDQGHDFYAPQSFMTPDSRRIVIGWLDMWESPMPEQQDGWAGMLSLPRELSLVDGRVRMKPAAEVTALRGSYYPTPVRCLNNQNVLVAADADAVEVQLAWDLSTSTAEQFGIALGDGLRIYVDDQAGRLVVERRYPEYSLEGTRSIPLPADSVLSLRIFIDRSSVEVFVNDGDACLSSRIYPQPGERDISLFANQGVASLYDAGYWSLDK, encoded by the coding sequence ATGACATCCTTATTAGAACAGGCTGAACAGGTGCTTGAAAAAGCACAATCCGGGATTAATCCGCGCTGGTATCCGCGCTATCACCTCGCCCCTCGCGCAGGCTGGATGAATGATCCTAATGGCCTGGTATGGTTTGACGGCTGGTATCACGCCTTTTATCAACACCATCCCTACTCCCCGAAATGGGGTCCGATGCACTGGGGGCACGCCCGAAGCAAAGATCTGGTGCATTGGGAACATCTGCCCGTCGCGCTAGCGCCGGAAGGCCCGGCGGACAAAGACGGCTGTTTCTCCGGCTCCGCCGTGGTGGACGGCGATACGCTGGCGCTCATCTATACCGGGCATAAATTTCACGGACCGTCGGACACAGACGACAATCTCTACCAGGTACAATGTCTGGCGACCAGTCGTGACGGCATTCATTTTGAACGGCACGGCTGGGTGATTGATACACCACCCGGACTGCATCACTTTCGCGATCCGAAGGTGTGGCGTGAAGGTGAGTTCTGGTACATGGTTGTCGGCTCCCGCGTGGAGAATACCGGCCAGGTGCGACTGTACCGTTCCACCGATCTCCGCGAATGGCATGACGAAGGCATTTTCGCCGAGGCTGATGAAGGCAAGGGCTTTATGTGGGAATGCCCGGATTTCTTCACCCTGGGAGGGAAGCGTGTCCTGATGTTCTCGCCACAGGGCATGGCGGCGGAAGGGTATCACTATCGCAACCTGTTCCAGAGTGGCTATTTACTTGGGGACTGGCAGCCAGGTCAACCGTTCAACCACAACGGACAATTTACTGAGCTGGACCAAGGACACGACTTTTATGCCCCACAGAGTTTCATGACCCCGGATAGCCGACGCATTGTCATCGGGTGGCTGGATATGTGGGAATCACCTATGCCCGAACAGCAGGATGGCTGGGCCGGAATGCTCTCTCTTCCGCGCGAATTAAGCCTTGTCGATGGTCGTGTGAGAATGAAACCTGCTGCCGAAGTGACCGCGCTGCGTGGCAGCTATTATCCCACGCCCGTTCGCTGTCTGAACAATCAGAACGTCCTTGTCGCGGCAGATGCCGACGCGGTCGAAGTACAGCTGGCATGGGATTTGAGCACATCGACGGCTGAACAGTTTGGTATCGCCTTGGGCGACGGGCTGAGAATTTACGTCGACGATCAGGCCGGGCGTCTGGTGGTGGAGCGTCGCTATCCGGAATATTCGCTGGAAGGCACTCGCAGTATTCCGCTACCAGCAGACAGCGTTCTGTCACTGCGAATTTTTATTGACCGCTCATCGGTGGAAGTTTTTGTTAACGATGGTGACGCTTGCTTAAGCAGTCGTATTTATCCGCAGCCGGGCGAGCGCGATATTTCATTGTTTGCAAATCAGGGTGTGGCCTCATTATACGATGCGGGATACTGGTCTTTAGATAAATAA
- a CDS encoding MFS transporter, translating into MKKRPTRSYLLLSALLFFFFVTWSSSSSLLSIWLHQEVGLKASETGIIFSVLSVSALFAQVCYGFIQDRLGLRKHLLWFITALLILSGPAYLLFSYLLNVNILLGSVFGGLFIGLTFNGGIGVLESYTERVARQSTFEFGRARMWGSLGWAVATFFAGLLFNINPDLNFLVASCSGLIFFCLLARLKVAAPASMEKLEIGAKKVSLEDALRLLTLPRFWALIFFVVGTCIYGVYDQQFPVYFSSQFPTLREGNEMFGYLNSFQVFLEAAGMFCAPWLVNRIGAKNGLIFAGMVMALRMIASGLVEGPLLISITKLLHAVELPILLVAIFKYNSLNFDKRLSSTIYLVGFACTSSVIGTVLSPLAGFSYERFGFAQSYLIMGIMVFSTTFISIFLLRSTKSSSEPSFLQQKAV; encoded by the coding sequence ATGAAAAAACGGCCTACTCGAAGCTACTTGCTGCTCAGCGCTCTGCTGTTCTTTTTCTTTGTGACCTGGTCCTCATCAAGTTCACTGCTCTCAATCTGGCTTCACCAGGAAGTGGGGCTAAAGGCATCGGAAACCGGCATTATTTTTTCAGTTTTATCCGTCTCCGCACTCTTCGCGCAGGTATGTTATGGCTTTATCCAGGACCGACTCGGACTGCGCAAACATTTGTTATGGTTTATCACCGCGCTGTTGATCCTCTCCGGCCCGGCTTATCTGCTTTTTAGCTATTTGCTGAACGTTAATATTCTGCTGGGCAGCGTATTCGGGGGATTATTTATCGGGCTGACGTTTAATGGCGGTATCGGCGTTCTGGAGTCTTATACCGAGCGCGTTGCGCGTCAAAGTACCTTTGAGTTTGGGCGGGCACGCATGTGGGGGTCTTTGGGCTGGGCTGTCGCTACGTTTTTTGCCGGGTTACTGTTTAATATCAACCCTGACCTTAACTTCCTGGTAGCTTCATGCTCAGGGTTAATCTTCTTCTGTCTCCTGGCCCGCTTAAAGGTAGCCGCGCCGGCAAGCATGGAGAAACTCGAAATTGGCGCTAAAAAAGTTTCTCTGGAAGACGCCTTACGTCTGCTTACTCTGCCGCGCTTCTGGGCACTGATATTCTTCGTGGTCGGAACCTGCATTTACGGCGTATACGATCAGCAATTCCCGGTCTATTTCTCGTCACAGTTCCCGACATTACGCGAAGGGAACGAGATGTTTGGCTATTTAAACTCTTTCCAGGTCTTTCTCGAGGCCGCGGGTATGTTTTGTGCGCCGTGGCTGGTTAATCGCATTGGCGCTAAAAATGGTCTGATATTCGCAGGAATGGTGATGGCGCTGCGCATGATTGCTTCCGGGCTGGTGGAAGGCCCCCTGCTTATCTCCATTACCAAACTGCTTCACGCGGTCGAACTGCCAATATTGTTAGTCGCCATATTTAAATACAACAGTCTGAATTTCGACAAACGTCTCTCCTCCACCATTTATCTGGTGGGATTTGCCTGCACCAGTTCCGTCATTGGTACCGTATTGTCCCCGCTGGCAGGCTTTAGCTATGAGAGATTTGGCTTCGCCCAATCCTATCTCATCATGGGCATCATGGTATTCAGCACCACGTTTATTTCCATTTTCCTTTTGCGCTCAACCAAATCCTCATCTGAGCCATCTTTTCTGCAGCAAAAAGCTGTGTAA
- a CDS encoding LacI family DNA-binding transcriptional regulator → MASLKDVAKLANVSLMTVSRVLNDPKRVKPETLARVQEAILQLNYVPDLSARQIRRVGTRNKTIGVLALDTVTTPFSVEITLSIEETARAYGWNSFVVNMFTDDNPDDIVDLLLAHRPGGIIFTTMGLREVSIPPRLLELPCVLANCENKGEPVASYIPDDEHGQYTAVQALLAAGYSRPLCLHLPVNHLATRRRRRGLDRACREAGIDPDTLEHCYMQFGDEHYRDIPEMLLAHIDQGKPRFDSVICGNDRIAFMVYQTLLTQGIRIPQDIAVLGYDNLVGIGNLFLPPLSTVQLPHYEIGRLSTLHIINGDTHRDKVIVESPWLPRESI, encoded by the coding sequence ATGGCGTCTTTAAAGGATGTGGCCAAACTGGCCAATGTATCGCTCATGACGGTCTCACGGGTGCTGAATGACCCGAAACGCGTAAAGCCTGAGACTCTGGCTCGGGTACAAGAGGCGATACTGCAGTTAAATTATGTGCCAGACCTCTCAGCCCGGCAGATTCGTCGTGTTGGCACCCGGAACAAAACAATTGGTGTACTTGCGCTGGATACCGTCACCACTCCTTTTTCGGTAGAAATCACGCTGTCTATCGAAGAAACCGCACGGGCGTATGGCTGGAACAGCTTTGTGGTGAATATGTTTACCGATGATAATCCTGACGATATTGTCGACTTGCTGCTCGCCCATCGACCCGGGGGGATCATTTTTACTACCATGGGGCTGCGTGAAGTAAGCATTCCTCCCCGGTTACTGGAGCTTCCTTGCGTCCTGGCCAACTGTGAGAACAAGGGAGAGCCGGTTGCCAGCTATATACCTGACGATGAACATGGCCAGTATACGGCCGTACAGGCACTGCTGGCAGCAGGATACAGCCGCCCTCTCTGCCTGCATTTACCTGTCAACCATCTGGCGACGCGTCGTCGTCGTCGGGGGCTTGACCGCGCCTGCCGAGAAGCCGGTATCGATCCTGATACGCTTGAGCACTGCTATATGCAATTCGGCGATGAGCACTACCGGGATATTCCGGAGATGCTGCTGGCGCATATCGATCAGGGGAAACCGCGATTTGATTCGGTCATCTGTGGTAACGATCGTATTGCATTTATGGTGTATCAAACATTGTTAACGCAGGGTATCCGAATCCCACAGGATATTGCCGTTCTTGGCTACGACAATCTTGTAGGTATCGGAAATTTATTTTTACCCCCGCTATCCACGGTCCAGCTGCCGCATTATGAAATCGGGCGCTTAAGTACATTGCACATTATCAATGGCGACACTCACCGGGATAAAGTGATAGTCGAGAGTCCTTGGCTTCCTCGCGAGTCAATCTAG
- a CDS encoding glycoside hydrolase family 1 protein: protein MNNQLPANFLWGNSVSSMQTEGAWNEGGKGMSVYDIREAGENISDWKVATDSYHRYREDFDLMQDLGMNCYRFQISWSRVCPQGDGEFNDEGIAFYDRFIDDLIARGIEPMICLYHFDMPLALAQEYNGFNDRRVMESFIRYGKKMIDCYGDRVKYWLTFNEQNIFHMPEAFRISGYMKGEKTLRELYELQHHTMVAHMALTEYLHQTRPGQLMGGMLAHQLIYPATCKPRDIFCAQQYDEFLNQNLLRVFAGQGYSPAVMAVVEQEGFGDIYRAEDLALLARTRNDYMAFSYYASKTLDSDAIPEGTPVNYYLLHGEKNNPYLKATEWNWQIDPLGFRTIITRYANDWRMPVFPIENGIGVIESWDGVNPIEDTYRIDYHRAHINAMKEAMFEDGAEVIGYLGWGLIDILSSQGDMRKRYGVVYVNRENHDLKDLKRVPKKSYAWLKQVIHTNGREM, encoded by the coding sequence ATGAACAATCAGCTGCCGGCCAATTTTTTATGGGGCAACTCGGTGTCAAGCATGCAGACGGAAGGAGCCTGGAACGAGGGTGGGAAAGGCATGTCGGTGTACGACATTCGCGAAGCCGGGGAGAACATCTCCGACTGGAAAGTCGCGACCGACTCCTATCACCGCTACCGGGAAGATTTCGACCTGATGCAGGATCTTGGCATGAACTGCTACCGCTTTCAGATCTCATGGAGCCGCGTCTGTCCGCAGGGCGACGGCGAGTTTAACGACGAAGGCATCGCGTTTTACGACCGTTTTATCGACGATCTGATCGCCCGCGGCATTGAGCCGATGATCTGCCTCTACCACTTCGACATGCCTCTGGCGCTGGCGCAGGAGTACAACGGCTTCAACGATCGCCGCGTGATGGAGTCCTTTATCCGCTACGGCAAAAAGATGATCGACTGCTATGGCGACCGCGTGAAGTACTGGCTGACCTTCAACGAGCAGAATATCTTCCATATGCCGGAGGCCTTCCGCATTTCCGGCTATATGAAAGGCGAGAAAACCCTGCGCGAGCTTTACGAGCTGCAGCATCATACGATGGTGGCGCACATGGCGCTGACCGAATATCTGCACCAGACCAGACCGGGCCAGCTTATGGGCGGTATGCTGGCGCACCAGCTCATCTACCCGGCCACCTGCAAACCGCGCGATATCTTCTGCGCCCAGCAGTACGACGAGTTTCTCAACCAGAATCTGCTGCGCGTTTTCGCAGGGCAGGGCTACAGCCCGGCGGTGATGGCGGTGGTGGAGCAGGAGGGCTTTGGTGATATCTATCGCGCCGAGGATCTCGCGCTGCTGGCGCGCACCAGAAACGACTATATGGCCTTCAGCTACTACGCCAGCAAAACGCTGGACAGCGATGCGATCCCGGAAGGCACCCCGGTGAACTATTACCTGCTGCACGGCGAGAAAAATAACCCGTACCTGAAGGCCACCGAGTGGAACTGGCAGATCGATCCGCTGGGCTTTCGCACCATCATCACCCGCTACGCCAACGACTGGCGGATGCCGGTATTCCCGATCGAAAACGGCATCGGGGTGATTGAGTCCTGGGACGGCGTGAACCCGATTGAGGACACCTACCGCATCGACTACCACCGGGCGCATATCAATGCCATGAAGGAGGCGATGTTCGAGGACGGGGCAGAGGTGATCGGCTACCTCGGCTGGGGCTTAATCGACATTCTCAGCTCCCAGGGCGACATGCGTAAGCGCTACGGCGTGGTCTATGTCAATCGTGAAAACCACGACCTGAAAGACCTGAAGCGCGTGCCGAAGAAGAGCTACGCGTGGTTAAAACAGGTTATCCATACCAACGGACGCGAGATGTAA
- a CDS encoding PTS transporter subunit EIIC yields the protein MSETKITPHMQSFVDKFVEFSARLANQVHLRSLRDAFATVMPIFILAGLAVLVNNVVFPWIFHGDTLAQFKVWGEAIINGTLNIAALLLAPMIAWSLARNKDFDNPVSAVVIAVSSFIIMMPMRLQITPVGSDAAVNVTQVLTFANIGSTGIFAGVLIGLLSTELFITISRLKALHISLGENVPPAVSKSFTALIPTILTLSLFAVLAAVLANVLHTDLIHLITTFIQQPLRLINTSLPGTIFIYSFGNFLFTLGIHQSVVNSVVLEPFLLINTNENMLAFANGQPIPHIINNIFVPTFGMVGGTGSTISLLIAIFIFSRQKSAKQVARLSLAPGLFNINEPVIFGLPIVFNLPLMIPFVLLPAIGIYFAWLCTTLGLMSRCVVMIPWTTPPILSAWLATAGDWRAVVVQLAIIIFGVFFYLPFLKIAERVALKNSGIEN from the coding sequence ATGTCTGAAACAAAAATAACACCGCACATGCAGTCTTTTGTCGATAAGTTTGTAGAGTTCTCGGCGCGCCTGGCAAACCAGGTGCACCTTCGCTCCCTGCGCGACGCTTTCGCCACGGTGATGCCCATTTTCATCCTCGCCGGCCTGGCGGTGCTGGTGAACAACGTGGTATTTCCGTGGATTTTTCACGGCGACACGCTCGCGCAGTTTAAGGTGTGGGGCGAGGCGATTATCAACGGCACGCTGAACATCGCCGCGCTGCTGCTGGCCCCGATGATTGCCTGGTCGCTGGCGCGCAACAAAGATTTCGACAATCCGGTCTCGGCAGTGGTTATCGCCGTCAGCAGCTTCATCATCATGATGCCTATGCGCCTACAGATTACGCCCGTCGGCAGCGACGCCGCGGTGAACGTCACCCAGGTGCTGACGTTCGCCAATATTGGCTCAACCGGGATCTTCGCCGGGGTGCTGATCGGGCTGCTCTCAACGGAGCTGTTTATCACCATTTCGCGGCTCAAGGCGCTGCACATTTCCCTCGGGGAAAACGTGCCTCCGGCGGTGAGCAAATCCTTTACCGCGCTGATCCCGACCATCCTCACGCTCTCCCTGTTCGCGGTGCTGGCGGCCGTGCTGGCAAACGTGCTGCACACGGACCTGATCCATCTCATAACGACCTTTATCCAGCAGCCGCTGCGGCTGATCAACACCAGCCTGCCGGGGACGATTTTCATCTACAGCTTCGGTAACTTCCTGTTCACGCTTGGTATTCATCAGTCTGTCGTCAACAGCGTGGTGCTGGAGCCGTTCCTGCTGATCAACACCAACGAGAACATGCTGGCCTTCGCCAACGGCCAGCCAATTCCGCATATCATCAACAACATCTTCGTGCCGACGTTCGGCATGGTGGGCGGCACGGGCAGCACGATCTCGCTGCTGATTGCCATCTTTATCTTCTCCCGACAAAAGTCGGCGAAGCAGGTGGCGCGTCTGTCGCTGGCGCCCGGTTTATTCAACATAAACGAGCCGGTGATTTTTGGCCTGCCGATTGTGTTTAACCTGCCGCTGATGATCCCGTTTGTGCTGCTGCCCGCCATCGGCATTTACTTCGCCTGGCTTTGCACCACCCTGGGGTTAATGTCGCGCTGCGTAGTGATGATCCCGTGGACCACACCGCCAATTCTCAGCGCCTGGCTGGCCACGGCGGGAGACTGGCGGGCGGTGGTGGTGCAGTTGGCAATCATCATATTTGGTGTATTCTTCTACCTGCCTTTCCTCAAAATTGCCGAGCGAGTGGCCTTGAAAAACAGCGGGATAGAAAACTAA
- a CDS encoding GntR family transcriptional regulator, whose translation MAAKYITIAREIKKRIISQQYAAHEPLPDQFALAAEFSTSRMTIQQAMRQLIVEGLVYTRQGQGTFIRKNFLQLSQWDLSGSDYFGATKTWAHLGTVTSRVVHFELRFPNDKEQASLMINADAPIYDFIRLRLLNGEPMSLDSTVMPMNLVPGLTKTHLEGSVFQYVQETLGLKIMGSYRVVRALKPSALDREHLVCEETDPVLEVEQVIYLEDGTPLEYAHCHYRYDHGGIVIVNNG comes from the coding sequence ATGGCGGCGAAGTACATCACCATAGCGCGGGAAATCAAGAAACGCATTATCAGCCAGCAGTACGCCGCCCATGAACCGCTTCCGGACCAGTTTGCGCTGGCGGCTGAGTTTAGCACCAGCCGGATGACCATCCAGCAGGCGATGCGCCAGCTGATTGTTGAAGGTCTGGTTTATACCCGTCAGGGGCAGGGCACCTTTATCCGCAAAAACTTCCTGCAGCTCTCGCAGTGGGATCTCTCCGGCAGCGACTATTTCGGTGCGACCAAAACCTGGGCGCATCTGGGCACGGTGACCAGCCGGGTGGTGCATTTCGAGCTGCGCTTCCCGAACGACAAAGAGCAGGCGTCGCTGATGATTAACGCCGATGCGCCGATCTATGACTTCATTCGTCTACGCTTGCTGAACGGCGAACCTATGTCGCTGGATTCCACCGTGATGCCGATGAATCTGGTACCGGGCCTGACGAAAACCCATCTTGAAGGTTCGGTGTTCCAGTACGTGCAGGAGACGCTGGGGCTGAAAATTATGGGGTCATACCGGGTGGTGCGGGCGCTTAAGCCCAGCGCGCTGGACAGGGAGCATCTGGTCTGCGAGGAAACCGATCCGGTGCTGGAGGTGGAGCAGGTCATTTATCTGGAGGATGGCACGCCGCTGGAGTATGCCCACTGCCACTATCGGTACGACCACGGCGGGATAGTCATCGTGAATAACGGATAA
- the ldtB gene encoding L,D-transpeptidase: MNMKLTTLFAAALAVVGFCKTASAVTYPLPTDGSRLVGQNQVVTVPEGNSQPLEYFAAQYQLGLSNMLEANPGVDPYLPKAGTVLNIPQQLILPDTVHEGIVINSAEMRLYYYPKGTNTVIVLPIGIGQLGKDTPLNWTTKVERKKAGPTWTPTAKMHAEYIAAGEPLPAVVPAGPDNPMGLYALYIGRLYAIHGTNANFGIGLRVSHGCVRLRNDDIKFLFENVPVGTRVQFINEPVKATSEPDGSRYIEVHNPLSTSEDQINNNEVVPVTLNSAVQAVTSQPDVETAIVDQAVQNRSGMPVRLN; this comes from the coding sequence ATGAACATGAAATTAACAACGCTTTTTGCGGCGGCGTTAGCCGTAGTAGGTTTTTGTAAGACCGCGTCTGCGGTGACGTATCCCCTGCCAACAGACGGTAGCCGTCTGGTGGGCCAGAACCAGGTTGTGACGGTACCAGAAGGTAACTCTCAGCCGCTGGAGTATTTTGCTGCGCAGTACCAGCTGGGTCTGTCTAACATGCTGGAAGCGAACCCGGGCGTTGACCCGTATCTGCCGAAAGCGGGTACCGTGCTGAATATTCCTCAGCAGCTGATCCTGCCGGATACCGTTCATGAAGGTATCGTGATTAACAGCGCCGAAATGCGTCTGTATTACTACCCGAAAGGCACCAACACCGTGATCGTGCTGCCAATCGGTATCGGCCAGCTGGGCAAAGACACTCCGCTGAACTGGACCACCAAAGTTGAGCGTAAGAAAGCGGGCCCAACCTGGACCCCAACTGCCAAAATGCACGCGGAATACATCGCTGCGGGCGAACCGCTGCCAGCCGTTGTACCGGCAGGCCCGGATAACCCAATGGGCCTGTACGCGCTGTATATTGGCCGCCTGTACGCTATCCACGGTACCAACGCCAACTTCGGCATCGGCCTGCGCGTAAGCCACGGCTGCGTGCGCCTGCGTAACGACGACATCAAATTCCTGTTCGAAAACGTGCCGGTCGGTACGCGCGTGCAGTTCATCAACGAACCAGTGAAGGCGACCTCAGAGCCAGACGGCAGCCGCTACATTGAAGTGCACAACCCGCTGTCCACCAGCGAAGACCAGATCAACAATAACGAAGTCGTTCCTGTTACGCTGAACAGCGCGGTGCAGGCGGTGACTTCTCAGCCAGACGTAGAAACGGCGATTGTTGACCAGGCCGTGCAGAACCGCTCCGGTATGCCGGTGCGTTTGAACTGA